CTAAGCGCTAAATCGCGTAAATGTCGCACCCTCGTGCGAGATGACGATGGCCACACCTCACACCGCAAGCAAGACAGTGTCCCAGAAAGGCTGTCCACCGAACCGGGGcgtgatttatgttttatgatcgCGCGACCTAACGACAGTAAAGCGTGGCCTTGCCCAGAGCCTCGCCCCTCGACTCCCTGTCCGGCGCCTCCTTCGTGTTTGTTACGGTTACGtggacgccgccgccgccgtcgggaCATTCAAATGTCGTCTGCGCCACCTGGGGTCGATCGTTCCGATCGGTCCGATGGCAGGCGACTAATTGCCCTTCCTGGGCTGATCGCTTTGCATACTCGCgtttgatcgcgatcgcaagcCCATAATTTGGACAGTTTATCAGCGGCATttgcctcctcctcttcctcttcttccttcttcttttccttctatCGTCCGGGTCCGCCGCTAAGCGATCGGTAAATCTATATATTTATGGAAGCCAGGGAACGCTAACGAAGAGGCTTATAAATCAATTAGGCAGATCGctggctcgcgcgcacacacacgcgcgcgctggcGATCATTTAAAGACCATTTCCGAAAAGCGGTGGCACGCTTTGATTTATGGACCGTCGGTGATCTCGATCCCTTCCCAAAAACggacttctgcttcttcggaCAAGAGCTCTCTGGTGTGGCCTCCCCCCACGTGCTCCATAAAGAGGACGCTAGCGCACTTTTAATGATCAAAACCAACGCATTGTTTCACCACGAtcacgtctctctctctctctctcccttagATGGCCATGAGGAAACGAAGACGAGTCGCACCAAACGGGGGCGCAACGTGCGAACGTCCGGATCGCCACAAAGTGCGGCCATAGAACCGAGCCAGGACCTGCAGGATAACagtgcaagcagcagcagcagtagcagcagcgacagtaaTCAGCAGGATGTGGCCGTCATACCGCCCGGATTTCTTAGTCCCTCGGTCCAGGAGTACCTCGAGCTCGGCAAATCCATACCCGGTAAGCAACCGCGACGAGGTCACGGAGCACTCCGGTTGAAGTTGATTGATGAGTGTGGAGCCCCCCGGTCCGGTCTCTGGCCTCCAGCGGATTTTTGGCACAGACATTCCACCCCTTTGCGACtgctgacgtcgtcgtcgctgctcatcattattcaaattgagaaaaaacgAGTTGGAGCCGCTCGGTGTGTTGTATTTGTGCTCGTTGATGGTTGAGCTTCGAAGGACAGACTCACCGACACCAAAACTGTATAATAATATTGTTTTGGTTGTtctcaccaaaccaaacaggtCGACCGGGGACGGATTATCCAATACTGGCCGCGATCCCGTACACCAACTTCTACTGCGACGAGCAGGACTATCCGGGTTTCTTCGCCGATATGGACACACGGTGTCAGGGTaagcatcatcctcatcgcgGGGGGAAAGTGGCCACCTCAGTACATCTTCTCATACTCTTTGGCAGGATGGCATTACTGTGACATCGATGGACGGCAAGCTACCTTCCTCTGCCCGAACGGGACGCAATTCTCGCAGGCCGTCTTCGTGTGCGATTGGTGGTTCAACGTGCGCTGTGATCTCTCCCCTCGGTTGTACTCGATCAACGCTCGGCTCTACCAGCGGCCCAAGTTCAATCCGACGCAAAAGCACCGCGTCATAACGAGGCAACTGGTGGACGAGATATTCAACGTTTAACTCATCGGTCAAGCGTTCATCGTTTGtaacatatttattttctttcgtcctttttttgtatttgtcgttgataagaagaagaagcagaagaagaagaagaagaagaagaagaagaagaagaagaaggagaagcagcaggagaagatcATCGATCCCATATCGGCGATCGCCCCGTATCGTCGAATGTATTATTAgattttgtacaaaaaaaaaaacagaaaaatccaGTGGCAACCAACCGTAACGAGTAATAAAGCGTGTAAATACTTTCTttaccaaccaaaaaacaacgcaacgcCCCCGGGCCGGTAGTTTGAATCCGAATGTTAGGAAGAGCATATAAAGAAGAGATTGCGAGATGGAGAGTAGAATTGAaacggaaattgaatttcctagatttgaatgttttgattAAACCATAAATAAGAGCTGACAgccaggagaaggagcaggaagagaaaACGATCGTACGATTTGGGTTAATTGGCGAGGCATTGGCTGGTCACCGATGTGTTGTCGCGATTTTATCTTCGCGAGCTTCGCTTTGACTTCCCTTCCGGAGATTCTCCTATTACTCGATCGTTTGCACGGGATTATCAGACAACAGAAAACCTTCTAACAAAATGCTTTAACGCCTCTTCGTTGTATCGCTACGATATCAAAGTGCAAGAGTCCGCGAATGGAGAATCCGGTTGTTTTGAATATGacaagagttttttttttgtaaaatcgGTCgtggaattaattttcattagaaTATCGAAGTGATAACGatcgagaagagaaggaagtcAGTCGCTGGAAAAGGAATCAAACAAAAGCTTCCAGAAGGCATAAGTAACAAGCCTGGATCTTTCTGCTGGTAATGGACTACCAAAAAACATTATCCAGCGCGGTGTTGCATCGGTGGGTGAAGACCCGTATGTTGAGACCTTTTTGTGGACCTTTATGACACGGTCCTGTCCCTTTCCAATACCCCCCATTGCCTAAGACACGTTCCTTTCTAATGACGAACGTATGCTGAAGCGCGAATGTATGTGGCGATCGCACGGAATTCTTAGCAGTCGATGAACATGGTATCGCAAAAAAGGGATGCTGGTACCGTCCATAGGcataaacatttcattttttctctcttttatttgattttgtaACACATTATGAATTGATCTCAGGTTTTCGTTCAAATTTCAACCATTACGACAAGCGTTGTAATCAACGTACAGAAGTATTTTTTCTAAAACAATTCTCATCGAAAATTGCTGGAAGAACAACTGTAAAATTGAAGAAACTCATCGCCTAATTTGAAAGAGTTTCCTAAACTACTTAAAAATATCAGCAACGAAAGATCCATTCTACTCCAATCGTTCGTTTCTGCACAAAATGTAACATAATTGGTCTGCCCTTgcgccatcgcgcgcgcgcgcccgcgcaaAACTTTGCATACTTTGTGGATGGTGCACCCAGAAcagccacccaccacccattTGTGGGTCCCAAAAAAGCTCACCTCTTGAGTTgccgcacaacaacaaccacaacaacaacgaaaagtCGCTCCCCTTTGtcttcgttcgtcgtcggctCCCGGAAAGAGCGCGACGGTCTGCGTGGTCTGCGATCTGCGGGTCTGAAGCTCTGTGCAGAGTGCAGAAGCTTTCGCCGAACGAGCAGCCGATCGCGCGCGGCTCTCGGACTTCGGAGTGCCCGGGTTAGCtggccacaccaccggcagctggctggcacgcGCTCGCGATCACTCGATCTCGCACACTCAACCGAGACGCCAGTCCCCGCGGTCACCACCAGACGGTCGTCGATCGCCGACcacagaaaacaacaaaccgcgcgcccgcacgctcgctcgcttgctctctgTCCCTCGTCGCTTTCTGTGGTCACtacgcgttgtgtgtgtgtgtgccaccccCGGTGTCTTGCTACTGACTCCACGTTGCCACGCGATAATTGCTAAAAagcttttttccttccattaaTAAGCGCGAATCGCGCGTCGTGTGTGTCGTaacgtgtcgtcgtcgtcctgttcTGCACTCGAGGACCGGTGAACTGAACCGCGCACACGCGGGGGATATGATGAGGTAGGACCAGATGTATGTTATGCCATTGCACTGGTTCAACCTCATCTTCCGTGGAccgcgcgcagcagcagctgatgcatCTGCATAGAGCGGTCTGGTAgtgaacgcgatcgcgatcgcgactgGTGCGAAGCCTGTTTGTTGTCAGCATTAACAGCATCGCCAGCGATCCTCGGCCTCGGTCGCTAATGTGTGCAGCCGTTTCCAGTGTGTGCAGCcaaagtgcagtgcagcagtgCAATCGTCATACGATACGATAACGATACTTTCACTCTCAAAAGTGCACCACAAGACACACAGCGCGGTTATAACGCGCCGATCCTCGTCTCCTCGAAGACGaccagaaggaaggaaacgtaAGGGGGAGACGAACCATTACCGGGGGACCTTCACCAGAGGaagcagcaggtggtggtggtgcgtgtgaaaccacagcagcagcagcagcagcagcagcagcagtggcgacAGCATTCGAGAGCGCTCGAGTTCTAGGAGCAAAATGCACACAAGACATCAACGATGGATGAGGCAACGAACGCACCACCGACTATTCATGGTCACAGGTAAGTTGTCGCCAAGTGTGTGACGCTAATAACGACCTACCACTACCTGCACCGGACAAATCACATACCGAACGAGCGGGTGCGCGATCGCGGAGCACATTACCACCGCTACGCGCTCGCCCTCGCCTTCGCGCCATGGTGTCATGTTGCGAGTGTCGTAATGCAATATGCATCAAGTTCCTGCTCCGTGGTGCTATGCGGttgcatttgaatgtttcgaagggcccccccccaccatcgaccaccacctccgcgAGCACCAGGGAAGGTGACTGTCTCAATGTGGCATGTCCACATTGTATGCCACTGGCACTCGGGATCTCGGTTCAGTTCACCGTTTCACAGCACACAGGTGTCTTAGcgtaggggggaggggggcaaaAGAAGGGGGCTAATCCACTGCACCTTGGCCAGCGTTAGCCACGGCGGTTCCGCGTCTTATCTTTCTCTGGTCGCTGGTTGGGCATTTTTGCGACAAAAAAcattttgcttccttcaaCGCCACAACACAATATGTGGAAGTGAGGCATTAAAAGGCACCCGGTATCAGCCCAGCACCAgcccgggtgcccgggtgCCCGGTGTAATTGGCCGAAGGCCGAGGGCCGCTCGCTTGCTATTCTTCTCGTGGCGGTTCCGCCATTCTTCGCCGCCACTTGGCgtcaaattaaaataattccaGCATAATTCACCGtgaccaaccaccacccaccggtTGGCTgccagaggaagagagaggggagtgtcagggaccaggaccaggaaaaGAAAGTCCAGAATCGGTGTCTCGCGGCATCTTCCGATAATTTGACGCGCCGGCGCGTATTACGCCAAATGTCAGGTCCAAGTGTTTGCACTCCGAGGGGAAGCAAATACCAAGATGCGCGGCGCGCCCGCCCCGTGAACGTAATACCGCAACTTCTCccgtggcctggcctggtatGGCCTAGCAGCCTGGGTTGCTGCACATAACGGACCGGCGAGGCGCCGGAgtttacgaaaaaaaacaacatatctCGCGCACCACATCGTAGTATGCGTCGTGGGTTCGctccaaacatacacacacacacacgcgcggttgctgctctatcgcagcaaccgcagcaccaCAAACAAGGCCTACTCCGGTGTGctccggtgttgctgctgctgctgcaatgaaAATGCTTTGCGCGAAGCGGCGGAACCAAACTGGAGTGGCAAGCGCAGGGACCGGAggggtggccaccgtggccggAGGAAGGGTGCCTTGCAATATTAGACTTTCCCGTAACAcgccagcgaacgagcggacTCGCGGGTGGCTGTCTctggcaggggggggggggggggggggggggatgtgtgTAAGACAAACATCTCACGTTTTTCGAggtgcttctctctctctctctctccctctctttctcactcactccctCGTGGGACGCGATCGCGGAAAAGTTCGAAGTGCGTGTCGtgagccccctcccccctccctgtcCACCCTCTCGGGCTGGCACAACCTGGCATGTGAAGGCGATGGATGATGTATGCAATGCAAACAGCATTAGCttccctccacacacacgcccggaGCGGCAGCATAATGATGGGGGGGAGGCCATTACACACCAGATCAGAAACCAGACGAGTCAGTGTAGGAGGAGTACCACCCCTCTCGGCGGTGAGATAATGAGGAAATGCACATTGCgtctcgcgtcgcgtcgcgtgatAATGATGAGTCCCAGGGTGGGTGTATGCTCCCAACATACATTTCTATATTTCTATATATTTCGGGAGCCAATTAGTGAGAGGGCGTTGCATcagacctcctcctcctcctcctccggcgtGCGTCGCCATCCTTTTACGAGGGGAGAAAGGAACCAAACCACGGGAGGGCCTCCAGTTTCCTAAACGCCCTCACTACCAATGCCATAGCCGAGGCGCGAGGGCGAGCCAGATAAGATATAtggtgaacggaacggaagcccCTAGACCCTAACGGTCCCCCTTCCCGAATACGGAAATTAAGATACAAGATACGGTGCTggacagcagccagccagccagccagcaggccaTCCGCTCTCCTCCTCGCTCTTATgcaaatgaagagaaaacccTCGCTACGCGATCCTCTCCTcttcgtctgcgtcgtcgtcgtcgaccggtAAACGGCTTAATCTGGTTAACGGAACACGCGACGCCATCCCCTGCCATGCCAAGGGTGCCGTTCGCATGAAGAAAGTAAAACataatgttgcaaaaaaacgcaacgcaacgcaagaaGAGAACAGAGTGATCGCGCGACGGtgaagacagcagcagcagcaacaacaacaacaagcacagAAGGCAGAAGTCACAGGCAGGAAGCTGCGCCGTGGATTCGCTTTATGGACTTCCTTCCataaaacatttgaaagggaGGTGCCACGGAGGGAGGTCACCCCCTAAGATGCGCGGAATGTTCTCTGTCCGTGAGCGGTTGAATCgcatttaattaaatgtttttttttccccttccatTTTTGGACGGCACGGGCTGTGACCGTCCGg
The sequence above is a segment of the Anopheles darlingi chromosome 2, idAnoDarlMG_H_01, whole genome shotgun sequence genome. Coding sequences within it:
- the LOC125950119 gene encoding uncharacterized protein LOC125950119 produces the protein MLFRRSTNSIVLLIFGCLLIIDGHEETKTSRTKRGRNVRTSGSPQSAAIEPSQDLQDNSASSSSSSSSDSNQQDVAVIPPGFLSPSVQEYLELGKSIPGRPGTDYPILAAIPYTNFYCDEQDYPGFFADMDTRCQGWHYCDIDGRQATFLCPNGTQFSQAVFVCDWWFNVRCDLSPRLYSINARLYQRPKFNPTQKHRVITRQLVDEIFNV